From Brevibacillus marinus, a single genomic window includes:
- a CDS encoding carbohydrate ABC transporter permease, with protein MLRRLFAWARWLEVVALLALALIFVFPFVWMFLTSLKALDEVMIFPPQWLPAEPRWENFREAWESGPFFSYFLNSLLVAVTILMLQFATGIPAAYAFARLRFRGAGLLFGITLLALMIPPQLTFLPVFIQMSEWDLLNSYLPLILPYAASAFGIFLLRQSFRQVPEELLEAARLDKASEWQIIWRIMVPMAKPVLVTFGLFSFIYHWNDYFWPLVMTNQDQFRTLPVGIAMLKENEGGVAWNIVMAGNVILVIPILILFFVAQRHIIRAFVYSGVK; from the coding sequence TTGTTACGTCGATTGTTCGCATGGGCCAGATGGTTGGAAGTGGTGGCACTGCTCGCGTTGGCGCTGATCTTCGTCTTCCCCTTCGTCTGGATGTTCCTGACCTCGCTGAAAGCGCTGGACGAAGTGATGATTTTTCCTCCCCAATGGCTCCCCGCGGAGCCGAGATGGGAGAATTTCCGCGAAGCATGGGAGTCGGGACCGTTTTTTTCCTACTTTTTGAACAGCTTGTTGGTTGCCGTGACGATCCTCATGCTGCAGTTCGCCACCGGCATCCCGGCAGCGTACGCGTTTGCCCGCTTGCGGTTTCGCGGCGCGGGACTGTTGTTCGGGATTACCCTGTTAGCCTTGATGATACCGCCGCAGCTCACCTTTTTGCCGGTGTTCATCCAGATGAGCGAGTGGGATTTGCTCAACAGTTATCTGCCGCTGATTCTTCCCTATGCGGCCAGCGCGTTCGGCATCTTCCTTTTGCGCCAGTCGTTTCGGCAGGTTCCGGAAGAACTGCTGGAAGCGGCCCGGCTGGACAAGGCGAGCGAATGGCAGATCATCTGGCGGATCATGGTTCCCATGGCCAAACCGGTGCTGGTCACGTTCGGCCTGTTCAGCTTCATCTACCACTGGAACGATTACTTCTGGCCGCTGGTGATGACCAATCAGGACCAGTTTCGCACACTGCCGGTTGGCATCGCGATGCTCAAAGAGAACGAGGGGGGTGTTGCCTGGAACATCGTGATGGCCGGGAACGTCATTCTCGTCATTCCCATTCTGATCCTCTTTTTTGTCGCACAGCGTCATATTATTCGCGCTTTTGTTTACTCCGGTGTGAAATAA
- a CDS encoding carbohydrate ABC transporter permease, producing the protein MRTAVKQHPPRYAVPLRKIRELGKACLVTLRPYCYVAPSLLVFALFFLYPIGYLVYLSFTSWNLLNPAKEWVGFANYRELLQDAEFAQVLANTLFYTVMSVSLSMLLGLLIALWVNRRGWLHSFVQGAVFSPYIISLVSVSLLWMWMMDPQYGLLNALLQMVGLPPSPWLAHTDSAIWGLILVSVWKVVGYNTLICVAGLQSIPKELYEAAALDKTPAWRRFASITLPLLSPTLFFLLVVNMIASFQVFDTVKIMTQGGPVNSTNMLVYFIYEYGFDFFKIGYAAAAGVVLLIFVGLLTAVQFLLLAKRVHYR; encoded by the coding sequence ATGCGTACGGCCGTCAAGCAGCATCCTCCTCGCTACGCGGTCCCGCTGCGGAAGATCCGGGAGCTCGGCAAAGCCTGCCTCGTCACGCTGCGCCCTTACTGCTACGTGGCGCCGTCCCTTTTGGTGTTCGCCCTGTTCTTCCTGTATCCGATCGGCTACTTGGTTTACCTCAGCTTTACGTCGTGGAACCTGCTCAATCCGGCGAAAGAATGGGTCGGTTTCGCCAACTACCGGGAACTGCTGCAGGATGCGGAGTTTGCGCAGGTGTTGGCCAACACCTTGTTTTACACGGTGATGTCCGTTTCCCTCTCCATGCTGCTGGGACTGTTGATCGCCCTGTGGGTGAACCGGCGCGGCTGGCTGCACAGTTTCGTCCAGGGCGCCGTGTTCAGCCCGTACATCATCTCGCTGGTCTCCGTTTCGCTGTTGTGGATGTGGATGATGGATCCGCAGTACGGTTTGCTCAACGCCCTGCTGCAAATGGTCGGATTGCCGCCGTCCCCATGGCTGGCCCACACCGATTCGGCCATCTGGGGGTTGATCCTGGTCAGTGTGTGGAAGGTGGTCGGCTACAACACCCTGATCTGCGTGGCAGGCCTGCAGAGCATTCCCAAGGAGCTGTACGAGGCGGCCGCATTGGACAAAACGCCTGCCTGGCGCCGTTTCGCCTCGATCACCCTGCCGCTGCTCTCGCCGACCTTGTTTTTTCTGTTGGTGGTGAACATGATTGCTTCGTTCCAGGTATTCGACACGGTGAAGATCATGACCCAGGGCGGACCGGTCAACAGCACCAACATGCTCGTCTACTTCATTTACGAGTACGGCTTTGACTTTTTCAAGATCGGCTACGCGGCGGCGGCAGGAGTTGTGCTCTTGATCTTCGTCGGACTCTTGACGGCCGTGCAATTCCTGCTGTTGGCCAAACGCGTCCATTACCGCTAA
- a CDS encoding ABC transporter ATP-binding protein gives MASVCLKQVSKAYDRQLVLENLSLNIKAGSFTVLLGPSGCGKSTTLRIIAGLEQVTSGEVWIGKENVTRKAPGDRDLAMVFQNYALYPTMTVRENIEFGLRNRKVPRSERKRLVEEIAQVVGLEDYLSRKPGTLSGGQRQRVALARAMVKKPNVFLLDEPLSNLDAKLRQQMRQELMMLHKRLGTTFIYVTHDQAEAMSMGDQIVLMNNGQVQQAAEPLAVYERPSNLFVAQFIGTPPMNVFRAVVDPSGRSIGIGSAAVLQPLPPLHAQSLREWRGQRVHLGIRPEKVKLSRVDQGMRGTQTDAFETQGVIVAREALGAETIYTVETPLGVVTARDYRDELLPLNQQVAVFLPHVHCHYFDPAGKRVARDAYFSTQLAEPSQRLSGGQ, from the coding sequence ATGGCTTCCGTTTGCCTGAAACAAGTAAGCAAAGCGTACGATCGCCAGCTTGTTTTGGAAAACTTGTCCCTGAACATCAAAGCGGGCTCGTTCACCGTCCTATTGGGCCCGTCCGGCTGCGGCAAGTCAACGACGCTGCGGATCATCGCCGGCCTGGAGCAGGTCACATCCGGCGAAGTGTGGATCGGCAAGGAAAACGTCACCCGGAAGGCGCCGGGCGACCGCGATCTGGCGATGGTCTTTCAGAACTACGCGCTGTATCCGACGATGACGGTGCGCGAAAACATCGAGTTTGGCCTGCGCAACCGCAAAGTGCCGCGCAGCGAACGGAAGCGGCTGGTGGAGGAAATCGCCCAGGTGGTCGGGCTGGAAGACTATCTTTCGCGAAAACCGGGAACGCTGTCCGGCGGTCAGCGGCAGCGGGTCGCCCTGGCTCGGGCAATGGTGAAAAAGCCAAACGTCTTTTTGCTGGATGAACCGCTCTCCAACCTGGATGCCAAGCTGCGCCAGCAGATGCGCCAGGAGTTGATGATGCTGCACAAACGGTTGGGGACGACGTTTATCTACGTAACGCACGACCAGGCGGAAGCGATGTCGATGGGCGATCAGATCGTGCTGATGAACAACGGGCAGGTCCAGCAGGCAGCGGAACCGCTTGCCGTCTATGAGCGGCCCAGCAATCTGTTCGTCGCGCAGTTTATTGGGACGCCTCCGATGAACGTCTTCCGCGCGGTTGTCGATCCCTCCGGCCGGTCGATCGGAATTGGCAGCGCCGCGGTGCTGCAGCCGCTCCCTCCGCTGCACGCACAGTCGCTAAGGGAATGGCGGGGCCAGCGTGTTCACCTCGGCATCCGGCCGGAAAAAGTGAAGCTCTCCCGGGTCGACCAGGGGATGCGGGGGACCCAGACAGACGCATTCGAGACGCAGGGCGTCATCGTCGCCCGGGAAGCGCTGGGCGCGGAAACGATCTACACCGTCGAAACGCCGTTGGGAGTGGTAACGGCTCGCGATTACCGGGACGAACTGCTGCCGTTGAATCAGCAGGTGGCGGTTTTCCTGCCGCACGTTCACTGCCACTACTTCGATCCCGCCGGAAAGCGCGTTGCGCGGGACGCGTATTTCAGCACCCAACTCGCAGAACCGTCCCAGCGGCTGAGCGGAGGGCAGTAA
- a CDS encoding glycerol-3-phosphate responsive antiterminator translates to MTTSKQLLFERLRSRPLIATVKTPKALEKALAADVAVVFLLTGNLSVVKRYVDLFKAHGLFVLLHVDLVGGLSHDREGLEFIARIVKPTGIISTKSSVIKQAKKFNLLTIQRIFCIDSDALSTGVEALKDAAPDAVELMPARIPELIPRIRREVNMPIITGGLIEEEAHLIEPLRWGALAVSTGSPALWQTAALRRQSEETREEERRWLPFA, encoded by the coding sequence TTGACGACAAGCAAACAGCTGTTGTTCGAGCGTTTGCGTAGCCGGCCCTTGATTGCCACGGTCAAGACTCCGAAAGCGCTGGAAAAGGCGCTGGCCGCAGACGTCGCAGTGGTGTTTCTGTTGACGGGCAACCTTTCTGTCGTGAAGCGCTACGTCGATCTGTTCAAAGCACACGGCCTGTTTGTCCTGCTGCACGTGGATCTGGTTGGCGGACTGAGCCACGATCGGGAGGGTCTGGAGTTTATCGCCCGGATCGTCAAGCCGACGGGGATCATCTCCACCAAAAGCAGCGTGATCAAGCAGGCGAAAAAGTTCAACTTGCTGACGATTCAGCGCATTTTCTGCATCGACAGCGATGCGCTGTCCACCGGCGTGGAAGCACTCAAGGATGCCGCGCCGGACGCTGTCGAGCTGATGCCGGCGCGCATTCCCGAACTGATCCCGCGGATCCGCCGCGAGGTAAACATGCCGATTATCACCGGCGGATTGATCGAAGAGGAAGCGCACCTGATCGAACCGCTGCGCTGGGGAGCGCTGGCCGTCTCCACGGGCAGCCCGGCGTTGTGGCAGACTGCCGCACTCCGTCGGCAAAGCGAAGAAACTAGAGAGGAGGAGCGTAGATGGCTTCCGTTTGCCTGA